One Nostoc sp. UHCC 0302 DNA window includes the following coding sequences:
- a CDS encoding PEP-CTERM sorting domain-containing protein, whose translation MLTLQKLSLALAGTAIVLMGANPAGAVSLTKGGSTPVAGEGQYTNIQGATTINFNDGVAPSSGFVTYSATNGIVKGSVDGQYATPFGDTSNYLTISPKGDKVNGQDFAGNTGDVTIKFAQALDYYGFYWGSIDTYNFVDVYSGGNLVKTFTGADVPGAPANGTQSGSTNNVYVNLLADTSKGETFDKIVLRSTGRAFETDNHSYRQASVPESSTTLGLLVFGAMSVGSFVKRKSKTV comes from the coding sequence ATGCTTACTCTACAAAAACTATCATTAGCCTTAGCTGGAACAGCAATTGTTCTGATGGGAGCTAATCCAGCTGGTGCTGTTAGCCTAACAAAAGGAGGTTCTACACCTGTTGCAGGAGAAGGTCAATATACTAATATTCAAGGAGCTACAACTATCAACTTTAACGACGGTGTAGCACCTTCTTCTGGATTTGTTACTTACTCAGCAACGAATGGAATTGTAAAAGGGTCTGTAGATGGTCAATATGCTACTCCCTTTGGTGACACCAGCAATTATCTAACGATTTCCCCAAAAGGTGACAAAGTTAATGGTCAAGATTTTGCTGGAAACACTGGCGACGTAACTATTAAGTTTGCTCAGGCTCTTGATTATTATGGCTTCTACTGGGGGTCAATAGACACATATAACTTTGTGGATGTCTATAGCGGGGGTAATCTAGTTAAAACTTTTACTGGGGCAGATGTTCCTGGTGCGCCAGCCAATGGTACACAGAGTGGTAGTACAAATAATGTCTACGTTAATTTATTAGCAGATACTAGTAAAGGGGAGACTTTTGACAAGATAGTTTTGAGATCGACTGGTCGTGCATTTGAAACTGATAACCATAGCTACAGACAAGCTAGTGTTCCTGAATCTAGTACTACGTTGGGTTTACTAGTATTTGGTGCTATGAGTGTTGGATCATTTGTAAAACGGAAATCGAAGACAGTTTAA
- a CDS encoding iron uptake porin — MQRLWKYLLASPAVYGAMLFVSAAAFAGETSATPEINQPQVVANPDTKTQNISQDKVMAQVTSVSQLSDVQPTDWAFQALQSLVERYGCIAGYPNGTYRGNRAMTRYEFAAGLNACLDRVNELIATATGELLRKEDLAQLQKLQEEFSAELATLRGRVDALEARTTELEANQFSTTTKLQGQVVAVISDVLSGDNVNGAKITDQNTTLGVRARIELVTSFTGEDTLFTRVQTNNIVSPNINTTEGNLFFASGNSGADANNEAFIDALWYKFPLGKNTQVIAIANAGAADDLTTTVNLFDGDGSFGALSTFGTRNPIYGQMAGAGLGITHEFSDKLALTLGYLSGTANNPTPKNGLFDGAYGALGQLTFTPSDRISVGLTYINSYKQPLLTGSNAATFVDLAASQGLDDVAFSSNSYGVQASIGISEKFVLGGWAGYTNSRTLSGSRGEVEIWNYAVTLGFPDLGKKGNLAGIIAGVEPRVTSSTVAALDEDDDTSYHIEAFYQYKLSDNITITPGVIWLTAPDHNDNNDDVVIGALRTTFSF; from the coding sequence ATGCAAAGATTGTGGAAATATCTGCTGGCTAGCCCAGCAGTTTACGGTGCAATGCTATTTGTTAGTGCTGCTGCATTTGCAGGAGAAACATCAGCTACACCAGAAATTAATCAACCTCAAGTTGTAGCCAATCCAGATACAAAAACTCAGAATATTTCTCAAGACAAGGTAATGGCGCAAGTTACCTCGGTGTCTCAGTTGTCGGACGTACAACCCACAGATTGGGCATTTCAAGCTTTGCAATCGCTGGTAGAGCGTTATGGCTGCATTGCAGGATACCCAAATGGCACTTATCGCGGCAATCGCGCAATGACGAGATATGAATTTGCTGCCGGGTTGAATGCTTGTCTTGATCGCGTTAACGAACTAATTGCTACAGCCACTGGCGAACTTTTAAGAAAAGAAGATTTAGCCCAACTGCAAAAGTTGCAAGAAGAATTTTCAGCAGAACTAGCGACATTGCGGGGACGAGTGGATGCATTAGAAGCACGTACTACGGAATTGGAAGCTAATCAGTTCTCAACCACAACGAAACTACAAGGGCAAGTTGTCGCAGTCATCAGTGATGTTTTGTCAGGTGACAATGTTAATGGCGCAAAAATCACAGATCAGAATACAACTCTTGGGGTGCGGGCGCGTATCGAACTCGTAACCAGCTTCACAGGAGAAGATACGCTGTTTACCAGAGTCCAAACTAATAATATTGTTAGCCCTAACATTAACACTACAGAAGGAAACTTGTTTTTCGCCAGTGGTAATAGTGGTGCAGATGCTAACAATGAGGCTTTCATAGATGCACTTTGGTACAAATTTCCTCTGGGGAAAAATACACAAGTAATTGCGATCGCTAATGCAGGTGCAGCAGATGACCTGACGACGACAGTTAATCTATTCGATGGTGATGGTTCGTTTGGTGCTTTGTCCACCTTTGGCACGCGCAACCCAATTTATGGACAGATGGCTGGTGCAGGGTTGGGAATAACCCATGAGTTCAGTGATAAATTGGCATTAACTTTAGGATATTTGAGTGGTACAGCTAATAACCCGACACCTAAGAATGGTTTATTTGATGGTGCTTACGGTGCGTTAGGTCAGCTAACTTTTACGCCAAGCGATCGCATTTCTGTTGGTTTAACTTACATCAATTCATACAAACAACCATTACTCACTGGTAGCAATGCAGCTACTTTTGTAGATTTGGCAGCATCTCAGGGGTTGGACGATGTAGCATTTTCCAGTAATTCTTATGGTGTCCAAGCATCTATCGGCATCAGTGAGAAATTTGTCTTGGGTGGTTGGGCTGGATACACAAACAGCCGCACCTTAAGTGGAAGCCGTGGAGAAGTTGAAATTTGGAACTATGCCGTTACCCTTGGCTTCCCCGATTTGGGTAAAAAAGGTAACTTGGCTGGTATCATCGCTGGTGTAGAACCTAGAGTAACAAGTTCTACTGTTGCAGCACTGGATGAAGATGACGATACTTCTTATCATATTGAGGCGTTCTACCAATACAAGCTGAGTGATAATATCACCATTACTCCAGGAGTTATTTGGTTGACAGCTCCAGATCATAACGATAATAACGATGATGTTGTGATTGGTGCGCTGAGAACCACATTCAGTTTCTAA
- a CDS encoding metal ABC transporter substrate-binding protein, which produces MLSITTGCNQSNTSQRTAFEQSQQAQEAASTPSAQPEKTKVVTTFLPMYLFTKAVAGNVADVEILVPPGSEVHEYQATPENVKAIATAKVLVKNGLGLEQFLQDTVKNAQNPKLTEIDASKGIKPLNEISPVEQTAKEEKDHDYEAGNPHVWLDPVLAKQQVTNIRDGLIAADPGNKASYESNATAYIKELENLNSEYQQTLQKTPTCTFVTFHDAFPYLAQRYKLKQVAVVEIPEDQLSPADVQNAVNAVKKYKVKALFSEPGVDNKLLKSLSQDLKLTLRPLDSLENGETDPQHYFKAMKANLETLEAACK; this is translated from the coding sequence ATGTTGTCAATAACTACTGGCTGTAATCAATCAAATACAAGTCAAAGAACAGCTTTTGAACAGTCGCAACAAGCACAGGAAGCTGCATCTACACCATCAGCGCAGCCAGAGAAAACTAAAGTAGTGACGACGTTTTTGCCAATGTATTTATTTACCAAGGCAGTAGCTGGTAATGTAGCTGACGTAGAAATTTTAGTACCTCCTGGTAGTGAAGTACACGAGTATCAAGCAACACCAGAAAATGTAAAAGCGATCGCTACTGCTAAGGTATTAGTAAAAAATGGTTTAGGGTTAGAACAATTTTTGCAAGATACCGTCAAAAATGCTCAAAATCCTAAATTAACTGAAATTGATGCAAGTAAAGGTATTAAACCTCTAAATGAAATTTCTCCTGTAGAACAAACAGCAAAAGAAGAAAAAGACCACGATTATGAAGCTGGTAATCCTCATGTTTGGCTAGATCCAGTGTTGGCAAAACAGCAAGTAACAAATATTAGAGATGGGTTAATTGCTGCTGACCCCGGGAATAAAGCTAGTTATGAGTCGAATGCTACCGCTTATATTAAAGAATTGGAAAACTTAAACAGCGAATATCAACAAACTTTGCAGAAGACTCCTACCTGTACCTTTGTGACCTTTCATGATGCATTTCCCTACTTAGCCCAACGTTATAAACTTAAGCAAGTTGCTGTGGTTGAAATTCCTGAAGATCAACTCTCTCCAGCAGATGTGCAAAATGCTGTAAATGCTGTAAAAAAGTATAAAGTTAAAGCCTTATTTAGCGAACCAGGAGTAGATAACAAATTGCTGAAAAGTCTCTCGCAAGACTTGAAATTAACTTTGCGTCCTCTAGATTCTCTGGAAAATGGCGAAACAGATCCGCAACATTATTTCAAGGCTATGAAAGCTAACTTGGAAACTCTGGAAGCTGCGTGTAAATAG